Genomic window (Theileria annulata chromosome 4, complete sequence, *** SEQUENCING IN PROGRESS ***):
CTACACTTTTTAAtagatttatatattcatctatacacattttgttatcatttattatttgagTAGATTCcaaatcattaatatttgttcTTAAGATATCAATTTTACTGAATAATTCAGATAGCTTGTTGAAATTAGTGTAAATTGTGACTTCgttattatttacatttgtATCTTCCGGATCTAATTTATCCATTAATGTTTTGATTTTATCTCGAAACTTATTATACTTACTTGACGATCCAATATTTTGCAAACTTTTTATTATAGCTCTTACACTGGTATAAacataaatgtgtaagttTTTGTCGATAAACtcagtatatataataagaaaagaatttatcaatgataaaatttcatCAATGTTATTATAATGTTTATATCTCgacattatttttttgtagaatatttgttttaggtaaattaataattgtaatgaagattttttagaaacattttttgattttaattcttttaaaaGGTTTTTTAATATTGCTTTATCATCTTGGTTTTTAAACTCCTTTTTAGACtcatcaaataatttacatatttcCAAATCAATCTTTTTCTCTTTTCTAATTTCCtcaaatatatcaaatataaaGTTATTTGCAGTGATTTTCCCGTTAAATTTTTCGAAAAATGAGCTTAAAACTTTATCAATGTCAGCGTTTTTATCAAGTTGATTTGCCACCTGAATTAATATGTCAATTAGATCGTTATTGTAGATTTTAActtcttttaatttttcaataaattcttttatacaattttctcccttaatataatattctaattttctaaatgtAGAATCAAGGGAAGCTacattttcaattttttgatttaattcatttgttatattattcatatttaattctGATATGTTTGTACCATTCAATAACTTTGAAATTTTGCATACAAAATTGTTCGTAATATCAACGCctttttctaaatttttaattgttttattgatattatttaatgaatcaaaatcaaaatttttttttgTATGTGATTCGGGTTcgtttttattataataaaacagATAAAATGCCCATAAACCAAAACCAATAATATTTAGTAAAACAGAGACAAAGAACTGTATTCTGATCATTATTAAAGGTTTATGTGATAGaataaaatcataaaagagttgtattaaaaataacaatagAGCTATTATATCTTTGGATATTACCATTATTGAGGAATATTGAGGAACAAGTAAAATTACAGACATTTGTAAAAACCCAGAAAACGCTCCTTCTatgattaaaatataatatatccTTAATGATATACTGGGAGTGAAGAAACTGAAGAAAAACAACATGAACCTAGatataattagtaaataaataaagaacAAACTGAACGAATTTCGaacaatattaacaaaattttttggacaaaaatcaataatcataagattaataatataatataaaaaacaaGCAACCATCATTAAAAGACTTCTATAACTATGCAACTTTGAAATGTAAATAGAGAGGTTATTAGGTGGTATTCTGAATCCTCTTCCGTATAGACTAGAACTGACATTTATTTGatcatttatataacaTGATAACATAGAAACAAATCCaactattaatttacacaaGATTTGATGTATATCACTAACTCCAGTGGATTTTTGTaacttatttataaaatcttcaaatccatttttatttGGATTTGTTGAACTTGATTGCTTTTCAGTCATTTgatataacaaattaaaacatttttttTCATTATCCCAATATTAGTGTGTCATACACACTCATTTTTTCATCTTTGAtgaatacaaattttagtataatattattaaatatggattttttgaaatattgaataacaatatattaattgttaaTAGAAACAAGGGataatacacattaatCAACTTATATTACATACATCCAATGtataaacaattataatCCAACAATACCTTAACCCCTAATAGATCAAATATATGATCAATCATATTatgatatataataataattttatattatctaattttatttctacaaaatcaataaatttaatgtaatgtgttattataataatatgaaatatttcattgtttttaaatacggtatatatatatattacgAAAATATTGACCAGATTATAAATCTTGTTAAAGATATTGTCTAATATTAGTTCTGAAAAAGAACAATATATCTTTAAAGGTGTATTGTAAGGTCCATTTTACCATGGACCACAATTCTTGCCAAAAATCCATTTCATAATTAGTAGTATAAGTTGGTAGACAATGACCTAATCTAACTCTGGCATGGTTGTAACCAGCtgataattttgaaaaaaagTATGTACAGAACATTTCCAAAAGttgatgaaataataagaataaaagATTTTTATGAGAGAAACCCaattgataaaatacaTGATGTGAAAGATATGCATAACTGACAGACTCCATTAAAGTATAAAAGGggattaaaaataaaatcaatatgAATACTCTTCCTGTAGATCCAGTTATTAAATGGAAAAAAGGTATTTTTGTATGAATTGCTAGAAATGTGAATATCAAAACAATGAATGGAGGACCAGATAGTGTCcaaaagtatataaaataatcttcCATAAAAAGAGTAAAGATGTTGAGAATTTCATCCAAAATAAACACTGGAAAACAAAATAACaactgtaaaataattcctaacaataatattttttgagATTCATATTCAATTAAAAGAGCGTGTGGAATGATTGGAGGATAGAAAAAATCTCTAAAAAAACAAGCTATCGCAATCATAACataacaaaatattatgtgATCATGcttttcaaataatatttttgtgatttcattttctaatttagttattttttccaaatcaGATACGTTTTTTTCAATCTGTTTTATATAAGTTTCAACGCttgtttttaaataacttatttttgcatttattttattttcagaGGCTTTTAATTCAGAACCTATACGATTCAAATCGTTTTGACTTTTAGAAGGattttccaaattaaatgatgaaataGACGGGTTAGTTAAATACTTAGTTTCTTTGATGtattcattaaaatcaGCATAAAAGTTTTTTAGACCATTAGATGCATTACCATATATGAAGgatgttaatattttttctaaatctCCTTGGACACTTAATAATCTTCCAAATAAATCGGACAAATCGTTATCTTTTTCTTTAGTAAATAATGCACGTAATCCACTGACTTTTTCAGTATATTTATCATCATAATGATTGGTTTTCTGagaaatgaatttttttttatccttttcttcatcataatctgaattattttccttatgtttaaatttattaactatttCTTTTGTATcttttataaattgaaCTAGTTCGTTTAACAAATTACCAAAACCGTTTGTTAAATCTGTAATTTGGTCTGAAACCAAACTTAATTCATGAATATCATTTTTCACGAtgttaaattcatttgccattatattattagttaagttatcaataatttctttagctttttttgatttttcttttaatttttgataaatattattagcttttttcatatttttattttgtttatataattcttcTTTATA
Coding sequences:
- a CDS encoding uncharacterized protein (Tap579b07.q1c.cand.8 - score = 21.64;~SMART 11 transmembrane domains at aa 4-23 90-112, 141-160, 167-189, 204-226, 231-250, 265-287, 561-583, 596-618, 630-652, and 667-689;~11 probable transmembrane helices predicted for TA10420 by TMHMM2.0 at aa 4-23, 90-112, 141-160, 167-189, 204-226, 231-250, 265-287, 561-583, 596-618, 630-652 and 667-689); its protein translation is MYEYQLINLYYPLFLLIINYILIQYFKKFIFNNIILKLVLNKDRKMSGEQSSSTRLSNPKEKKEDDINKQILDRIKSLKDTKFSGEITDYVPKLIVAFVSMMSFLMTYQINTTSSYIGSGLRVPSHNVGIYVAKITSYRSFLMMLGFGFAYLIYYICTLVSKENYDAITLTLKIISLFFLYLLMVSRWCLLFSSFLTKNLSYNVYFFLSTDALAAGAFQMSLILLIPQFIFIIFLSIHLLALLFFLTQFVFDLFLSNKPLVMLRIQFSMCLIVSYIGIGLWAFYLFYYYDDDPKSYKEELYKQNKNMKKANNIYQKLKEKSKKAKEIIDNLTNNIMANEFNIVKNDIHELSLVSDQITDLTNGFGNLLNELVQFIKDTKEIVNKFKHKENNSDYDEEKDKKKFISQKTNHYDDKYTEKVSGLRALFTKEKDNDLSDLFGRLLSVQGDLEKILTSFIYGNASNGLKNFYADFNEYIKETKYLTNPSISSFNLENPSKSQNDLNRIGSELKASENKINAKISYLKTSVETYIKQIEKNVSDLEKITKLENEITKILFEKHDHIIFCYVMIAIACFFRDFFYPPIIPHALLIEYESQKILLLGIILQLLFCFPVFILDEILNIFTLFMEDYFIYFWTLSGPPFIVLIFTFLAIHTKIPFFHLITGSTGRVFILILFLIPFYTLMESVSYAYLSHHVFYQLGFSHKNLLFLLFHQLLEMFCTYFFSKLSAGYNHARVRLGHCLPTYTTNYEMDFWQELWSMVKWTLQYTFKDILFFFRTNIRQYL
- a CDS encoding uncharacterized protein (Tap579b07.q1c.cand.9 - score = 28.81;~SMART 10 transmembrane domains at aa 81-103, 118-140, 147-169, 175-197, 210-232, 674-696, 703-725, 740-762, 775-794 and 814-836;~10 probable transmembrane helices predicted for TA10475 by TMHMM2.0 at aa 81-103, 118-140, 147-169, 175-197, 210-232, 674-696, 703-725, 740-762, 775-794 and 814-836): MTEKQSSSTNPNKNGFEDFINKLQKSTGVSDIHQILCKLIVGFVSMLSCYINDQINVSSSLYGRGFRIPPNNLSIYISKLHSYRSLLMMVACFLYYIINLMIIDFCPKNFVNIVRNSFSLFFIYLLIISRFMLFFFSFFTPSISLRIYYILIIEGAFSGFLQMSVILLVPQYSSIMVISKDIIALLLFLIQLFYDFILSHKPLIMIRIQFFVSVLLNIIGFGLWAFYLFYYNKNEPESHTKKNFDFDSLNNINKTIKNLEKGVDITNNFVCKISKLLNGTNISELNMNNITNELNQKIENVASLDSTFRKLEYYIKGENCIKEFIEKLKEVKIYNNDLIDILIQVANQLDKNADIDKVLSSFFEKFNGKITANNFIFDIFEEIRKEKKIDLEICKLFDESKKEFKNQDDKAILKNLLKELKSKNVSKKSSLQLLIYLKQIFYKKIMSRYKHYNNIDEILSLINSFLIIYTEFIDKNLHIYVYTSVRAIIKSLQNIGSSSKYNKFRDKIKTLMDKLDPEDTNVNNNEVTIYTNFNKLSELFSKIDILRTNINDLESTQIINDNKMCIDEYINLLKSVDAVYLYSHKIDLSKIMNEIKELYSKYEKTENSSNETLESIKLKLPGLLDNLNKIKEYNDNIQSGFKDLKSSYSNFKETEEQLRNILFVSFRKALCPFLMIVPTCFFKDFLYPSILPFALLLRSESHYINIVTNIFHIVFCLAIFFIYLYSFNIMDYVWDYFDYLWLISIIPSTILIITLLAIHTKIGVFHRITLSLRKVFVLSLFYVLCFTVMESISYVCVADYVYKKSGDPTHNLKYLLFHHLLALFCSYIFSKLSVGYNHTRIELGHVAPYYQTELDLTNLQVFWFLIRGTFKSTFRDILFFARTDIREYL